Genomic segment of Iocasia fonsfrigidae:
ATGTCTTTTTCACAAGAAGAGTTAGAACACATCTGGCAGGAGACTCTTAATAAAATAAAAGAGAAATTAAGCAATCCTAGTTTTAATACCTGGTTTTCTGATACTAAACCAGTCCACCTGACAGAAAATAATCATCTATTAATTAAAGTACCTAATAATTTTATTAAAGATTGGCTTGAACAACGTTATCTTGCCTTAATTGGAGAAATTATTTTTAGCTTAACGAAAAACAAATGTACAATTAAATTCCTGACACCTGAAGAATTAGAGAAAGAAATGAATAAAATTAATTCACAAACAAATTCTGAATCTAAAACAGATTATAAAAATAGAGATGCTAATAGCAATAAAAACAAAACACCTGATATTAAAAATAATAATACTGATTTTGCTGGTTTAAATCCCAAATATACTTTCGATACATTTGTAGTAGGTAACAGTAACCGCTTTGCCCATGCTGCTTCTTTAGCTGTTGCTGAAGCCCCTGCTAAAGCTTATAACCCCTTATTTATATATGGTGATGTTGGTCTTGGAAAAACACATTTAATGCAGGCAATTGCTCATTTCATCCTGGACCATACACCAGAAAGTAAAGTGATGTATGTTTCCTCTGAAACCTTTACTAATGAATTAATTAACGCTATTAAAGATGATAGAACCAGGGAAGTCCGTGAAAAATATAGAAATATTGATATATTATTGGTTGATGATATACAGTTTTTAGCAGGTAAAGAAAGAACTCAAGAGGAATTCTTCCATACCTTTAATGCCTTACATGAATCAAATAGACAATTAATTATTTCAAGTGATCGTCCTCCAAAGGAAATACCTACACTTGAAGATAGACTGCGTTCTAGGTTTGAATGGGGTTTAATAACAGATATGCAAAAACCCGACCTGGAGACCAGAATCGCAATCCTAAGAAAAAAAGCAGATCTTGTAGAACTATCTGTTCCTAATGAAGTAATTATCTATATAGCTAATCAGATTCAGTCTAACATTAGAGAACTTGAAGGGGCACTTATTAAAGTAATTGCTTATTCATCACTGGTAGACAAAGAAATAGATACTGATCTGGCCCAGGAAGCTTTAAAGGATCTGATTGCCAAGAAAAATGAATCCTTTAAAGTAATAGATATTGATTTGATTAAAAAAATAGTTGTAGATTATTATAACCTAAAAATGGATGATATGAATTCCAAAAAGAGAACACAGAATATTGCTTTTCCACGTCAGATTGCTATGTACCTTGCCAGAGAATTAACAGATCTCTCTTTACCACAGATAGGTGAAGAGTTTGGTGGGAGGGATCACACAACCGTTTTACACGCACATAACAAAGTAGATAAAAAATATAAGGATGAAATTGATTTTAAAACAACTATTGATAAACTTATAGAAAGGATAAAAAATAATTAACGATCCTGTTAATATATCTCTGTACAAGATGTGTAAGATCTGTGTATAAAGATTTCTAGATTTTTTTTCTGTTTTTATGTGGAAAACAATCTACCTACTATTAACAATCTCTATACAGCTTTGTTTGTTAATATAACAATATTAAAGTCGGTTTTCAACATATCTACAGGTACTACTACTAGTACTACTAATTTTTATATAATATATTTATTATTATTGGACAAACAAACTTATCCACATTTTTTATAAATTTTTTTTGAAATTCAAATATTCAGGGGGTTTTTTTATGTTATTTAACATTTTTCAAAAAGATTTTTATAACGGTATTCAGATAGTAGAAAAAGCAGTTTCATCCAAAAGTACAATGACTATCTTAACAGGTATTTATATTGAAGCTATTTTGGATAAAGGTA
This window contains:
- the dnaA gene encoding chromosomal replication initiator protein DnaA, which translates into the protein MSFSQEELEHIWQETLNKIKEKLSNPSFNTWFSDTKPVHLTENNHLLIKVPNNFIKDWLEQRYLALIGEIIFSLTKNKCTIKFLTPEELEKEMNKINSQTNSESKTDYKNRDANSNKNKTPDIKNNNTDFAGLNPKYTFDTFVVGNSNRFAHAASLAVAEAPAKAYNPLFIYGDVGLGKTHLMQAIAHFILDHTPESKVMYVSSETFTNELINAIKDDRTREVREKYRNIDILLVDDIQFLAGKERTQEEFFHTFNALHESNRQLIISSDRPPKEIPTLEDRLRSRFEWGLITDMQKPDLETRIAILRKKADLVELSVPNEVIIYIANQIQSNIRELEGALIKVIAYSSLVDKEIDTDLAQEALKDLIAKKNESFKVIDIDLIKKIVVDYYNLKMDDMNSKKRTQNIAFPRQIAMYLARELTDLSLPQIGEEFGGRDHTTVLHAHNKVDKKYKDEIDFKTTIDKLIERIKNN